One Streptosporangium sp. NBC_01495 DNA window includes the following coding sequences:
- a CDS encoding amidase yields MHDLLRLDALGQAQAVRKGEISPRELAEAAIARIEACDGAINAVVHRRFERALAEAGEADLDAPFAGVPTLLKDLGWSMAGEPYRAGSRTLDGIFTEREGYAVTKLRRAGFTILGRTNTPEFGTAITTEPVAFGPTRNPYDLRYSSGGSSGGSAAAVASGMVAVATASDGGGSIRIPASMCGLVGLKPGRGRVSSGPSGGEPWAGFSAAGLLCRTVRDSAATLDVIAGTMPGDPYGAPAWRRPLAEEVGADPGRLRIGFLAGHPDGSLPADPDLVDAVTGAAGLLEALGHHLEPGGPSALAEDGFATHFGTIVAAHVAADLEDIGRWRGRPVELDELETRNRILGAAGRRLDAVGYVASRDWIDGFRRRMAAWWESHDLLLMPSLGVAPFRLGWLPDDDVSTSPGRARRAVSFTSPVNATGQPAISLPLHRTAEGLPVGVQLVAAAGREDLLVRVAAQIEEERPFRHTAMR; encoded by the coding sequence TTGCACGACCTGTTGAGGCTCGACGCGCTCGGGCAGGCGCAAGCCGTACGGAAGGGAGAGATCTCGCCGAGGGAGCTCGCCGAGGCGGCGATCGCGCGGATCGAGGCGTGCGACGGCGCGATCAACGCGGTCGTCCACCGCAGGTTCGAGCGGGCACTGGCCGAGGCGGGCGAGGCCGATCTCGACGCCCCCTTCGCGGGCGTGCCGACACTGCTGAAGGACCTGGGCTGGAGCATGGCCGGGGAGCCGTACCGTGCGGGGTCGCGCACCCTTGACGGGATCTTCACCGAGCGCGAGGGCTACGCGGTGACCAAGTTGCGCCGGGCGGGGTTCACGATCCTGGGCCGGACCAACACCCCGGAGTTCGGCACCGCGATCACCACCGAGCCGGTGGCGTTCGGCCCCACCCGCAACCCGTACGACCTCCGCTACAGCAGTGGCGGGTCGAGCGGCGGGTCCGCTGCGGCGGTGGCGTCGGGCATGGTCGCGGTCGCCACGGCCAGCGACGGCGGCGGGTCGATCCGGATCCCGGCGAGCATGTGCGGGCTGGTCGGGTTGAAGCCCGGCAGGGGCAGGGTCAGCTCCGGCCCCTCCGGGGGCGAGCCCTGGGCGGGCTTCTCGGCCGCCGGCCTGCTCTGCCGCACGGTCAGGGACAGCGCGGCGACCCTCGACGTGATCGCCGGGACGATGCCGGGCGACCCGTACGGCGCGCCCGCCTGGAGACGCCCGCTCGCCGAGGAGGTCGGGGCGGATCCCGGGCGGCTGCGGATCGGTTTCCTCGCCGGGCACCCGGACGGAAGCCTCCCGGCCGATCCGGACCTGGTGGACGCGGTCACCGGGGCCGCCGGGCTGCTGGAGGCGCTGGGTCACCACCTCGAGCCGGGAGGGCCCTCCGCACTCGCCGAGGACGGCTTCGCCACGCACTTCGGCACGATCGTCGCCGCCCACGTGGCCGCCGATCTGGAGGACATCGGGCGCTGGCGCGGCAGGCCCGTCGAGCTCGACGAGCTGGAGACGCGCAACCGGATCCTGGGAGCGGCGGGCCGGAGGCTCGACGCGGTCGGCTACGTGGCCTCGCGCGACTGGATCGACGGGTTCAGGCGGCGGATGGCCGCCTGGTGGGAGTCGCACGACCTGCTGCTCATGCCCTCCCTGGGGGTGGCGCCCTTTCGTCTCGGCTGGCTGCCCGACGACGACGTCAGCACCTCGCCGGGCCGCGCCAGACGCGCGGTGTCGTTCACCTCGCCCGTCAACGCCACCGGGCAGCCCGCGATCTCCCTGCCGCTGCACCGCACCGCGGAGGGCCTGCCGGTGGGGGTGCAGCTGGTCGCCGCCGCGGGGCGGGAGGACCTGCTCGTCCGGGTGGCCGCCCAGATCGAGGAGGAGCGGCCCTTCCGGCACACGGCGATGCGCTAG
- a CDS encoding YkvA family protein: MAKAARAAQAWRTYRDVTKPGSPGLGARLRALPRMIGAVMSGQYPGMGKGKLAMLGIGVLYIISPIDIVPDFLVLIGVADDFGVFLWLMGSLLGEGGRYVDWERERVRSVQP; the protein is encoded by the coding sequence ATGGCGAAGGCGGCGCGCGCGGCGCAGGCGTGGCGGACGTACAGGGACGTGACGAAGCCGGGCTCGCCCGGTCTCGGCGCCCGGCTCCGCGCCCTCCCCAGGATGATCGGCGCGGTCATGAGCGGCCAGTATCCCGGCATGGGCAAGGGCAAGCTGGCCATGCTGGGTATCGGCGTGCTCTACATCATCTCGCCGATCGACATCGTCCCCGACTTCCTGGTCCTCATCGGGGTGGCCGACGACTTCGGCGTGTTCCTGTGGCTGATGGGCTCCCTGCTCGGCGAGGGCGGACGCTACGTCGACTGGGAGCGCGAGCGGGTCAGGTCCGTTCAGCCCTGA
- a CDS encoding LLM class F420-dependent oxidoreductase, with protein MTTGPRWGMTIPFYDRSLAGSRDLIAELPGLGYTDAWSAEVNGVDGFVPLAMASEWAPGVRLGSAIVPVSTRGPGLLAMSAATLADLAPERFVLGIGASSPAIVERWNAGEFVKPFARTRDTLRFLRRALAGEKVTERYETFEVKGFKLERAPRIPPKIVLAALRPRMLRLAAEEADGAITNWLSPGDVRKVRAEVGPETELIARLFVCVSEDAEKVRELGRWMLASYLTVPVYAAFHDWLGRGEVLRPMHEAWAAGDRQAALKAIPDEVVDELIVHGDAATCRARIREYVRNGLNTPVLAPIPGGEVPIAQAVRDLAPVEE; from the coding sequence ATGACCACGGGCCCACGCTGGGGTATGACGATCCCCTTCTACGACCGTTCGCTGGCCGGTTCCAGGGACCTGATCGCCGAGCTTCCCGGACTCGGCTACACCGACGCCTGGTCCGCCGAGGTCAACGGCGTCGACGGCTTCGTCCCCCTGGCGATGGCCTCGGAGTGGGCCCCGGGGGTGCGGCTCGGCAGCGCGATCGTCCCGGTCTCCACCCGGGGGCCAGGCCTGCTCGCCATGTCCGCCGCCACGCTCGCCGACCTCGCCCCCGAGCGCTTCGTCCTGGGCATCGGAGCCTCCTCCCCGGCCATCGTGGAACGCTGGAACGCCGGGGAGTTCGTCAAGCCGTTCGCCAGGACCAGAGACACCCTGCGTTTCCTGCGCAGGGCACTCGCGGGCGAGAAGGTCACCGAGCGGTACGAGACGTTCGAGGTCAAGGGCTTCAAGCTGGAGCGCGCCCCCAGGATCCCGCCGAAGATCGTGCTCGCCGCGCTGCGCCCTCGCATGCTGCGCCTGGCAGCCGAGGAGGCCGACGGCGCGATCACCAACTGGCTCTCGCCCGGGGACGTGCGGAAGGTCAGGGCCGAGGTCGGCCCGGAGACCGAGCTGATCGCCCGGCTGTTCGTGTGCGTCAGCGAGGACGCGGAGAAGGTGCGCGAGCTCGGGCGCTGGATGCTCGCGAGCTACCTGACCGTCCCGGTCTACGCCGCCTTCCACGACTGGCTGGGGCGCGGCGAGGTGCTGCGGCCGATGCACGAGGCCTGGGCGGCCGGAGACCGGCAGGCGGCGCTCAAGGCCATCCCCGACGAGGTCGTGGACGAGCTCATCGTGCACGGCGACGCCGCCACGTGCCGGGCCAGGATCCGCGAGTATGTGCGCAACGGCCTGAACACCCCGGTGCTCGCCCCCATCCCCGGAGGTGAGGTCCCGATCGCCCAGGCCGTACGAGACCTGGCCCCCGTCGAGGAGTGA